The Synechocystis sp. PCC 6714 genome includes the window GGGACTTATGGCGGGTTCTACGGCGTAGTTATCGAGAACACCTTGCTCGTCTTGGACATAGCCAGAGGGTAAATTAGGATCAACGGTTACTGCCAATGGTGTTTCGGCGGGAATTAACTCCTTGTCGCCGCTGTGGTGGGATACTTTGCTCGTAAGGGACATATTCAACGCTCCTGATTAATTTTAAGATTTTAAACTAAAGAAAATATGAAAATATAAGGAAAATTGATTTTATCATTTATCAGCCAAGTCTTTTTTTGATGAATAAATTATAAATAATGCCGATCAAGACTAGGATCAGAAGTAAATGAATTAAACTTCCGCCAATGTTGATGGAGAATCCCAACAACCAAAGAATAAAGAGAATAATAACAGCCGTCCAAACCATGTCTAACATATTAGCCTCTAAAGATGATCAGTGAAAATAAAATCTATTTTGTTTATGACGTAAGGCATTGTAGATGATTTCTTGTTTATAGCCGCTAAATACACCAAGGGTTGATTTTTTGTCAATTAAGGTTTGACAGTATCGTTTAGGAGAAAATGTCATAAAAGTTATGGCTTAAGATGATTAATCAAGGGAATTCAATCAATACTTAGGATTTCATGAAAGATATTAATTAAGATTCCCTTAGTTGGTGGCGACATTTCCTAAATCAAGATTTGCCTATTTAGCAAAGATTAGCGGAACATATCTTTGACATCTTCAACTAAATTGCGAGCTTGGCTTTCCGTTTGTTTAGCTTGGCCCATAATTTTGTCTTGGGAGTTATCGGTTATATTGCCCTTCATTTCCTGGGCTTTACCCTCAAGATTTTTGGCAATAGCTTTAGCTCGGCCTTTTAATTCCGTACTTTCTTTGACATCCTCAGCGGCATTCATTGCTTGGCTTTGCACCTGTTTGGCCTTACCCATCATTTGATTTTTCGGATCGCCAGTGAGATTACCGATCGCCTCCTGGGTTTTGCCTTCCACATCTTTGGACATGGCATTGATGCGATTCATAGTGGCAATCTGGGGTTGGGTAGAGTTGATTAATTCGGTAATGGGCATGGTAGCCCAAGATTTTTCGGCACCAAAACTAAAGGTAACAGTAACTAACAAAATGACGGTCAAGGTTAACCGATAGTAAAAGCGACGTAATTGTTGCAAAGAAAACATGGAAAACTCCAAAATAATATTGAAATAATTGATCGAGTCTTAAAATTCGTTAGACTTTAGCCAAAATGGCTAAAATTGACCGTTAAAACTGGCAATGGGGCGATTACTAGTGGTGGTGATGACTGTTGTTACAGTACGGCTGGGGGCGTTGTAAATGTACCAATTATTAATGCCATGTTTATTGAAGATAGATTCAGCAAAAACAATGTCAGAACTGGTACCTTCTACCATGACCAAATAGTTGCCTTCGCTAATTTGATTACTATAAATTTCGGCCCGGTCTTCAGGAATACCAACCCCCACCAAGGCTCC containing:
- a CDS encoding lmo0937 family membrane protein → MLDMVWTAVIILFILWLLGFSINIGGSLIHLLLILVLIGIIYNLFIKKRLG
- a CDS encoding CsbD family protein, producing the protein MFSLQQLRRFYYRLTLTVILLVTVTFSFGAEKSWATMPITELINSTQPQIATMNRINAMSKDVEGKTQEAIGNLTGDPKNQMMGKAKQVQSQAMNAAEDVKESTELKGRAKAIAKNLEGKAQEMKGNITDNSQDKIMGQAKQTESQARNLVEDVKDMFR